A region of Haliotis asinina isolate JCU_RB_2024 chromosome 9, JCU_Hal_asi_v2, whole genome shotgun sequence DNA encodes the following proteins:
- the LOC137297054 gene encoding isatin hydrolase-like codes for MKTFCVILSTYLCLCLAEDEVIDLSHTFGKKTIYWPGNPPFNFTNAFRATLGAASIEANYFHTAEHSGTHMDAPRHFCADGKRMHELDMDRLSGPGVVIDVRKQSEANRDFQATEQTFRDWEEEHGTIPDGAIVLFNFGWDKFWPDRKLIFNTDDVMNPSTFHFPGVSPNATKWLTSNRKVHAVGGDTPSPDYGQSSLFETHVMLLCDHGIIILENVANVNSMPATGTKVYIGALKLENGSGTPVRLFAVPMSSASAARCSMLLALTLLFVGRLS; via the exons atgaaaaccttCTGTGTCATTCTAAGCACTTACCTCTGCCTCTGTCTCGCTGAGGATGAGGTGATTGACCTCAGTCACACATTCGGAAAGAAGACGATCTACTGGCCGGGAAATCCACCGTTTAACTTTACCAACGCCTTCCGGGCAACGCTTGGTGCGGCTTC TATAGAAGCCAATTACTTCCACACAGCTGAGCACAGTGGGACTCACATGGATGCTCCAAGACACTTTTGTGCAGACGGGAAACGTATGCACGAGCTGGACATGGATCGGCTGTCAGGACCCGGGGTTGTCATCGACGTCAGAAAACAGTCAGAAGCCAATCGTGATTTCCAGGCCACTGAACAGACTTTCAGAGATTGGGAGGAAGAACATGGCACTATTCCAGACGGAGCTATCGTACTTTTCAACTTTGGCTGGGATAAGTTTTGGCCCGATAGAAAGCTGATCTTTAATACCGATGATGTCATGAATCCTTCCACTTTCCACTTTCCTGGTGTGAGTCCCAATGCGACAAAATGGCTGACGAGCAACCGGAAAGTGCACGCGGTTGGGGGTGATACTCCATCTCCTGACTACGGTCAATCCAGTTTGTTCGAGACGCATGTGATGTTGCTGTGTGATCATGGGATCATAATCCTGGAGAATGTCGCAAATGTAAACAGTATGCCAGCAACGGGAACGAAGGTATACATTGGCGCCTTGAAGCTGGAGAATGGCAGCGGAACACCAGTCAGACTGTTCGCTGTTCCTATGTCAAGTGCGTCTGCAGCCAGGTGTTCTATGTTGTTGGCGTTGACTTTACTGTTTGTAGGAAGACTTTCATGA